The sequence below is a genomic window from Haemophilus pittmaniae.
AAGTAAAATATGGTTGGGGCAGTAATGGTAATTCCCATCAAGCTACCGCCACATTGTACGGTCGTACCGGTGGTTGGGATTTATTGGGGTATTTTAACTATCGTCATCAAATTAATGGGACAGACGGCAATGGTTTGAAAAACCAAAATAAAGGTCATTTGCAAAATTACTTACTCAAAGCCAAATACAATATTAGCCCAGAACAATGGGTAAAAATTTCTGCCGAACGTTACCATAATACAGCCTTGAGCTGTTTCCGTGCTAATTTCGGTATGTGTTTGGGCGATGTGCCACAACCGGGACAACGAGGTTACACAGAGGCCTCCCATGGCAAGGCTTATACCGGTATTGAGCGCCGTACTTATACATTGGCTTATGGCTATAAACCGACCAATAATAAATTAGTTGATCTAAAGGCCAACGTATATAGCACAGAAAATGAAAGTTCTTCTATGGGTTCTCCAAAAACCAATGTGAAAACCGTTGGCGGTATGTTATCCAACCGCTCTTTATTTGATTTAGGGGCAACTTCCCATAATCTGTTGGCTGGTGTTGAATATTATAAAACCACCGCATTGCGTTATGGTGGTAGTGATACCAATCGCCGAACCCGCGTTGTGACCCAGCGTCCAGATTACGAGCAACGCGCCTATAGCACTTCCGTTTACTTAGAAGATGCGATCGCGTTAGGAAATTTCATTGTGACTCCGGGAGTACGTTTTGACCACTTCAAAGCGGATTACATTGATTTCAGTAAAACGTACCATCGCTTCTCAAAAGCCTTGGGCTTGAAATACTTCATCACCGATGATTTGTTGGTATTTGGTAATTACACCGAATTATTTAGAGGTCCGGGATTTGGTGAGCTTGCTTTAGTGGCTCCGGGGCGTTATACCGCCGGTTTAGAGGCAACTCGTGGGGATAATAAAGAAGCCGGTTTTAACTATGCAAAGGATAATCTGTTCCATAAGGATGATTCATTCTCCATTACGGCAAAATATTTCCATACCGATTATGACAATATCACTCAAAGCGTAACTAATCCGAATGGTGGCGGTAGTATTTATGCCAACTTAGGCAAGGTGGTGTTAAAAGGTGTGGAAGCGTCTGCAAAATATCGTATTGATAATTTGTCTGCCTCCATCACCTATGCCCGTGCGCGTAGTAAACAAAAAGACGATCATAATTACACCGCATTCCCGGATGCCGGAGATCGCTATACTTTTGGTTTGAATTATTACATTCCGTCTGCGCAAGTGGATTTAGGCTGGAATACCATGTTGGTACGTAAAGTCTATGAACACAAAGCAACCGGTGATACGCTGAAAGAAAGCTATGCGGTGAGCAATGCTTATGTTAGCTGGGCGCCACAACAGGTGAAAGGCCTTGAGCTCACATTTGGTATCGATAATATCTTTAATCGAGCTTATAAAGACCAAAGTACGCAATACTATGGTGCGGTGGATTATGATCCGGGCCGTAACTACAAATTATCCGTATCTTATAAATTCTAAGAGCGGTTTGGGCTTATGCAATGCGGTCGGCAATCAGTCGGCCGCATTTTTTATTCGGCAAAGTCAATCGCATTGATATATAGCAATTGTGATGGCTTTTCGGCAGAATAGCTGCTGATAATTTCATATCAAGTAAGGATCAATATTATGAGCAAACATTACGATTATATTGCCATTGGCGGCGGTAGCGGCGGTATCGCATCTATCAATCGTGCAGCCAGTTATGGCAAAAAATGTGCCATTGTCGAAGCTAAACATTTGGGCGGAACCTGCGCGAACGTTGGTTGTGTACCGAAAAAAGTGATGTTTTACGGGGCTCAAATCGCAGAAGCTATTCATCGCTATGCCCCTTCCTATGGCTTTGATGTGGATGTAAAAGGTTTTGATTTTGCCAAATTGATAGAAAGCCGCGAAGCATATATTGGCCGCATTCATCAATCCTATAACAATGTATTGACGAAAAATAATGTGGACGTATATGCGGGATTCGGTCGTTTTATCGATAAAAATACCATCGAAGTGAGCTATGAGGATGGTCGTAAGGAACAAATTACTGCGGATCATATTTTAATTGCCACCGGAGGCCGTCCAAGCCGTCCAGCCATTGAAGGTCAGGAATACGGTATTGATTCCAACGGTTTCTTCGCGTTGCGTGAATTACCAAAACGGGTTGCAATTAGCGGCGCAGGCTATATTGCTGTGGAATTGGCGGGCGTAGTAAATAGTTTAGGGGCGGAAACCCATTTAGTAGTACGTCGCCATGCCCCAATTCGTAATTTCGACCCAATGGTAGTGGATACCTTGGTGGAAGTGTTAGAACAGGATGGCATTCATTTGCATAAACATTCCACTATTCAAAAAGTGGTGAAGAATGCCGATGGTAGCCTAAATCTATATTTTGATGATGAACGTCAAATTACCGTAGACTGTCTGATTTGGGCAATTGGTCGTGAACCGGCAACCGATACTATCGGTTTGGATAATGTCGGGGTTGAAACCAATGCTCGTGGCTTTATCAAAACCGATAAATTCCAAAATACCAATGTTCCAGGCATTTATGCAGTGGGAGACATTATTGAGGGCGGTATTGAGCTGACTCCGGTAGCTGTCGCGGCAGGTCGTCGTTTATCGGAACGCTTGTTTAACGGCAAACCAAACGAACATTTGGATTATGATTTGGTACCTTCCGTGGTATTTAGTCATCCGCCAATTGGTACTGTGGGTTTAAGCGAGCCACAAGCTATCGAAAAATACGGTGAGAAAAATGTGAAAGTGTATAAATCCTCTTTCACAGCGATGTACACGGCGGTTACCGAACATCGTCAACCTTGTCGAATGAAATTGGTTTGTGTGGGTCCGCAGGAAAAAATTGTTGGTTTACATGGTATTGGCTTTGGTGTGGATGAAATGATCCAAGGCTTTGCTGTGGCAATCAAAATGGGCGCAACAAAAGCCGATTTTGATAATACCGTGGCGATTCACCCGACCGGTTCGGAAGAATTCGTTACCATGCGTTAATGGATGGAAAATTAAAAAAGCAGACGAAATGAAATGTCTGCTTTTTTATTGCCTATGTATAATTTAAACGCCCTAATGAACATCAGAGTTTTTCCAAAAATAGAATGTAAGCTATTGATTTTATTAGAGTTGATTTTAAAATGGCTATGGTGCAAAGCGAATTAGCCCTTCTTGCTGGGTGGTGGCAATTAGAGTGCCATCTTGGGCGAAAATCTGTCCGCGCGCTAGGCCGCGCCCACCGGAGGCATTGTTGCTTTGTAAGGCATGTAGATGCCAATTGTGCAAATTAAACGGACGGTGGAACCAAATGCTGTGATCAATGGTGGCCACTTTCATACCTTTTTGTAAAAAGCCTTTACCATGCGGATGAAGCGCGGTCAGAATACAGTGGAAATCGGAAAAATAGGCTAAAAGACATTGCTGTGTTGGTAAATCCAACGGTGCTTCGCCATTGGTTTTAAACCAAGCATATTGTTCCGGTGGCAAGATGCGGCCATCAAACGGATTGTTTAAATATTGGCTGTGAACCTCGAATGGACGTTCTTGAGCAAATTTTTCGCTAAGGCTATCCGGCAGAGTTTGTGCTACTTTTAACATCATCTCATGTTCATTGATAAATTGCTCCGGTCCGGCGACTTGTGGCATTGCGGATTGATGCTCAAATCCCTCTTCCGGCATTTGGAAGGAGGCTGTGACATGGCAAATGACGCTCTTATGTTGGATCGCCTTTACTCGCAATGCTGAGAAGCTACGTCCTTCCCGCAGGGTTTCCACATCATAGATAATCGGATAATGGCTGTCACCAGGCGCTAAAAAGTAGGCATGGCAGGAGTGTAGCACACGGTCTACCGGAGCAACCTGCATGGCGGCGGAAAGCGATTGTGCTACCACTTGCCCACCAAATACTTGGCGAAAACCTAAGTCTTCACTGGCACCACGAAATAGCAGATCATCAATTTTTTCCAGTTTTAACAGTTCGATGAGTTGATTTAATTTATCCGACATCGCTTTTTCCTTTTTATAAAACAAAAAGACCGCATCGAAATGCGGTCGGGAGAGATTTTAGACGTTGAATCGGAAGTGCATTACATCACCATCTTGGACGATGTAGTCTTTACCTTCCAAACGCCATTTACCGGCTTCTTTAGCACCATTTTCACCTTTGAATTGGATGAAGTCATCGTAAGCAATCACTTCTGCGCGGATGAAGCCTTTTTCAAAGTCTGTGTGGATTACAGCGGCAGCTTTAGGGGCGGTTGCGCCAACAGAAACTGTCCATGCACGCACTTCTTTCACGCCGGCAGTAAAGTAGGTTTGAAGATTTAATAACGCATAACCTGCGCGGATAACACGGTTTAAACCCGGTTCTTCAATGCCAAGATCCTGCAAGAATTCGATTTTTTCATCATCGTCAAGCTCAGCAATTTCTGCTTCAATCGCCGCACATACAGGCACCACAACGGAACCTTCTTTTTCTGCATATTCGCGCACTTTGTCTAAATATGGGTTATTTTCAAAGCCATCTTCATTCACGTTCGCGATATACATGGTCGGTTTTAAAGTTAGGAAGTTATAGCTTTTGATGGCTAATAATTCATCTTTATCCAATGCCACAGAACGGATCATACCTGCTTCGGAAAGTACCGGAAGGATTTTTTCCATCACCGAAAGCTCAAATTTTGCATCTTTATCGCCACCTTTAGCACGTTTTTGCAAACGTTGAATGGCGCGCTCACAGCTGTCTAGGTCGGCTAGGGCTAATTCGGTATTGATGGTTTCGATATCATTTAATGGATCGATTTTACCTGCAACATGCACGATGTCGTCATTTTCAAAGCAACGCACTACATGGCCGATAGCATCGGTTTCGCGGATATTAGCTAAGAATTTATTGCCCAAACCTTCGCCTTTACTGGCTCCCGCCACCAAACCTGCAATATCGACGAATTCCATGGTGGTAGGTAAGACGCGTTCCGGCTTAACGATTTCCGCTAAGGCATCTAAACGCGGATCCGGCATAGGCACCACACCGGTATTTGGTTCGATGGTACAGAATGGATAGTTAGCCGCTTCGATACCGGCTTTGGTTAAAGCATTAAAAAGAGTTGATTTGCCGACGTTGGGTAGGCCGACGATACCACATTTGAATCCCATTATGTTTTCCTATTTGTTTGATTAGTTGCATTTTTTATATGGTATGTCTTTACCGTATTTAGCTTGAATTCTAGAATCCTCATTTGAGGTTTCTGGAATTAATTCATAAATATACAATCTGCAATGATTATTTGTTTCACCATAGCGAAGTTCGTAATCTTTTCCTGCCTCTGGAGTGAATTCCCCTACAATTTGGCAACTTTCATAGTATCCAGGTCCATAGCCCGTCGTAAAGTGGTTACCGTTGATTACTACAGGAGTGTTTGCGGTAAGGATTTCTTCGCTAAAATAAATGACATCGTTATAACTAGAGCGATTTAGTCTTTCAATACTTGTAGCTGTGAGTGGAATCCCTATCGTTGTATTTTTCAATGTTTTTCTTGGCAATCCATTATAAAAACGATTGGCATATACCTTGTTATCTGAATAGTCTTGACAAGTTTTTCCTTTAAATATTTTTGTCCCTTTTTGTGCTGCTGAATTGTAAATTCGAATACGGGCATCTGTTTTAGGATCATAATCAACGCTGTTCTTGACTAGAACAGCTTTTGCAGAACAACCTGAGAGCACGATCATAGCAGAAATCAAAAAGAATAGATTTTTTTTCACTATATAATCCTAAATTTTAAATGAATTTAATCGATTAGTGGCTTTTACCATACCTTCTTTAAACAGCAATTCGATACAATCTGTCGCTTCGTCTAAAGCTTTGTCGAGCGCTTCTCTTTCTGCGGGAGCGGGTTTGTTAAGGACAAAACCGGAAACTAAATCACGGTGTCCAGGGTGGCCAATGCCAATGCGTACGCGATAGAAATTGTTACTGTTAGCAAGCTGTGCCACGATATCTTTTAAACCATTGTGACCGCCATGTCCGCCGCCTTGTTTGAGTTTGACGGTGCCGGGTGGTAAATCGAGTTCATCGTGCAAGACTAAAATCTCTTCAGGTTTAATGCGATAAAAATTAGCCAGCGCCCCAACGGCTTTACCGCTTAAATTCATAAAGGTGGTCGGCACTAAAAAACGCACTTCTTTACCGTTAATCAACGTTTTTCCCACATAGCCGAAGAATTTATTTTCTGCGTTGAGCGAAACATTAAAGCGACGAGCTAAACGCTCAATCAACCATTCACCTGCGTTGTGGCGGGTTTCCGCATATTTATCGCCAGGGTTTCCCAACCCCACGATGAGTTTAATTTCTGACATGTCGCGTAGATTTGTAAAAAAATGGAGGCGTATTGTAGCGAAAAAGGGCTAATTTCTCAATCATCGCAGTAAAGAACCCATATTTTGAGTTAGGTTGTACTTGATGAAACCCGACGAGTTAATAAAATTTATGCTATTTAAACGTTTGGCTTTCTTTTTTGTAAAAGAAATGTAAAATTCGGCAACGTTTTAAATATGACCCATATTTAAGATGTGTTTCCAACCTAGCCAACCTCTTTGGGCAATTAGGGTAAAAACAAAAAAGCTGAAACGCTTTTTTTAATAAGTAGCGAGTCAAATGCCCCATGGCGTCTGTTTTTTAGAAACAGAAAGTTTAGGCTTCCCGCAAGGCACCCGACTTATTTTTTTCACCTCTTTTAGAAGGTTTTAATCAATGACAATTACCACTCCTGTAAAAGCAATTCTTGCTTCCAATAAACACTTTTTAGATCGCCAAGATGCAATGGAATCAAACGTTCGTAGCTATCCGCGTAAATTACCGTTTGCTTATGAAAAAGCAGAAGGTTGCTGGGTTACTGACGTTGAAGGCAACAAATACCTTGATTTCTTAGCCGGTGCTGGCACTTTAGCATTAGGGCATAATCACCCTGTGTTAATGCAGGCGATTCGTGATGTGTTAGATAGCGGTTTGCCTTTACACACACTGGATTTAACCACCCCATTAAAAGATGCATTCACTGAAGAATTATTGTCGTTCTTCCCGAAAGATGAATACATTTTACAATTCACTGGCCCATCAGGCGCAGATGCAAATGAAGCGGCAATTAAATTAGCGAAAACTTATACTGGTCGTGGTAACGTGATCGCGTTCTCTGGCGGTTTCCATGGTATGACTCATGGTGCATTATCACTAACGGGTAACTTAAGTGCGAAAAGTGCTGTGCAAAACTTAATGCCAGGCGTGCAATTCTTACCTTATCCGCACGAATACCGTTGTCCATTTGGCATTGGTGGCGAAGCGGGTGCAAAAGCAGTTGAACATTACTTTGAACACTTTATTGAAGATGTTGAAAGCGGTGTGGTAAAACCAGCTGCGGTAATTTTAGAAGCAATTCAAGGCGAAGGTGGTGTTGTGCCAGCGCCAATTAGCTTCTTACAAAAAGTCCGTGAAGTAACCCAAAAACATGGCATTTTAATGATCGTAGATGAAGTACAAGCGGGATTCTGTCGTTCAGGTAAAATGTTTGCGTTTGAACATGCAGGCATTCAACCAGATATCGTTGTGATGTCAAAAGCGGTAGGCGGTAGCTTGCCATTAGCCGTGCTTGCAATCAAAAAAGAATTTGATGCTTGGCAACCAGCAGGCCATACCGGTACTTTCCGTGGTAACCAATTAGCAATGGCAACAGGTTATGCTTCACTAAAAATCATGCGTAATGAAAACTTAGCGCAAAATGCTAAAGAACGTGGCGAGTACTTAACCAATGCATTACGCGAATTAAGCAAAGAATATCCATGTATCGGTAACGTGCGTGGTAAAGGCTTAATGATGGGGATTGATATTGTTGATGAACGTCAAGCCAAAGATGCCACAGGCGCATACCCACAAGATGGCGAACTTGCGGTCGCTATCCAAAAAGCCTGCTTTAATAATAAATTATTGTTAGAGCGTGGCGGACGTGGCGGTAACGTTGTGCGTGTACTTTGTGCGGTAAACATCAATCAAGCAGAATGTGAAGAGTTTATTAAACGCTTTAAACAATCTGTTGTAGATGCATTAAAAGCCGTACGTGGTTAATCAAGATCGGTCAGATTTTGCAAATGTTTTGCGAAATTTGACTGCTTGTGTTCCCCCCCTCTTTGTCAAAGAGGGGAATTTTTTAGGAAAGAATGGCTATGTCAGATCTTAAACAACATAAACAATCCCTTTTTTGTCGCAATGAGCAGTCGATTAAAGACTATGAAAATGCGATGAATAAAGCCGTGCAAGCGGTTTCAAATTGGTTGAAAAACGACAAAATGTACACGGGTGGCTCAATCAAACAAATGCGTACTTTGATTGATGGATTCAAACCAAGCCAAGCTGGCGTAGGCGTAGAAAATGCGCTGGATCACCTCGTTGAAATTTTCTTAAATCCAAGTTTAAAAGTACATCACCCCCATTCATTGGCACATTTACATTGCCCAACGATGGTCACTAGCCAAATTGCAGAAGTGTTAATCAATGCCACAAACCAATCTATGGACTCTTGGGATCAAAGCCCGGCTGGTTCAATTATGGAAGAGCATTTGATTGATTGGTTACGCCAAAAAGTAGGCTATGGGCAAGGCACTTCTGGGGTGTTTACCTCGGGCGGTACGCAGTCTAACTTAATGGGCGTATTATTAGCACGCGATTGGGCGATTGCGAATCACTGGAAAAATGAAGATGGCTCAGAATGGTCGGCGCAACGCGATGGTATTCCAGTTGATGCGATGAAGAAAGTCAAAGTTATTTGTTCAGAGAATGCGCATTTTTCTGTGCAAAAAAATATGGCGATGATGGGAATGGGCTTCCAATCTGTGGTTACCGTGCCATCGAATGCCAATGCACAAATGGATGTCAATGCGCTTGAACAAACTTTGGCGCAATTAAAAGCAGAAGGTAAGATAGTTGCTTGTATCGTGGCGACGGCAGGTACCACCGATGCAGGTGCGATTGATGATCTAAAAGCGATTCGCAAACTGGCTGATAAATACCAAGCATGGTTACACGTTGATGCCGCTTGGGGCGGTGCGTTATTGCTTTCTCAAGAATTCCGTCATTTCTTAGATGGCATTGAGCTAACGGATTCGATTACACTTGATTTTCATAAGCACTTCTTCCAAACCATTTCTTGTGGGGCATTCTTGCTTAAAGATCAAGCGAACTATCGCTTTATCGACTACAAAGCAGATTACCTCAATTCAGAATATGATGAAGAGCACGGCGTACCAAACTTAGTGGCAAAATCTCTACAAACAACACGTCGTTTTGATGCCTTAAAATTATGGTTTACCGTGGAAGCATTAGGCGAAGAACTCTACGCTTCAATGATTGACCATGGTGTTAAATTGACTAAAGAAGTAGAAGGTTATATCAATGAAGCCGAAGAGTTAGAAATGCTCGTGCCAACGCAGTTCGCATCAGTGCTATTCCGAGTCGTGCCAAAAGGCTATCCAGCAGAATTTTTAGATGCCTTAAACCAAAATGTGGCGGATGAACTCTTTGCTCGTGGTGAAGCGAATATTGGTGTTACTAAAGTTGGCGATAAACAATCGCTGAAAATGACGACATTAAGCCCGATTGCTACGCTTGAAAACGTAAAAGCATTGTTGGCGCAAGTCTTAGCTGAAGCAAACCGCATTAAAGATGCGATTGCAAACGGCACCTACGTACCACCGATTGACTAGTTCTTTTATAGGAGGAAAAGGCCGATTTAAACGGTCTTTTCTTTTTTATAGTATAAGTATTAGAACTCCACTTAAGATTAATAAGCTTCCCATGATTAATTTCATACTTAAAGGTTCGCCTAATAAAACTACGCCTAAAATAATGGCAATGACCACACTGAGTTTATCAATGGGCGCAACCCAAGAGGCGGGTGCCATTTGTAACGCGCGATAATAGCAAAGCCAAGATAGACCCGTAGCAACACCAGAAAGAATTAAAAAGGTGAGTGGTTTTGCCGCTATATGTTGTGGCAATTGCCATTCATTGCGGGCGCTAATGATGCCGGCAGTCACGAAGAGAATCACAATAGTGCGGATAAAGGTAGCAAGGTTGCTATTAATGCCTTCCACACCTAGTTTGCCGAGAATGGCGGTGAGTCCAGCAAAAAATGCCGAGCCGGCGGCAAATACGAGCCAATTCATGGTTTTCTCCTTTTTCGGTTAAGGCGTGTATAATACGCCAAATTTTTTTGATGCTAAACCAATCATGAGCCAAATCCATATTCAAATTGCCTATGCGCTGCCGGATCGTTATTACTTAAAGTCCTTTCAGGTGGAAGAAGGCACAATGCTACAAACAGCGATTTTACAATCGGGTATTTTGAGTCAATTCAGCGAAATTGATTTACGCCAGAATAAAGTCGGCATTTATGCGCGCCCGGCCAAGTTGACCGATCCCTTGAAGGATGGCGATCGCGTTGAGATTTATCGACCACTACTGGCGGATCCGAAGGAAATTCGTCGTAAACGAGCTACCGAGCAAGCGAAAGCTGCGAAGGAAAAGTCCCTCTAAACGCCCCTATGAAAATCAAAGTTTTGCTAAAAACCGATGCTAAGTCATTGATTTTATTAGGGTTGCTTTAAAAATAAAAATTTATCCATTTTTTCATTTGTTATCAAGGAGTTAACCATGACTTCATATTGCCTGCCAAAAGATCTTACCCCCGAAGTGTTTCTACGCGACTATTGGCAGAAAAAGCCGTTAATTATTCGCAATGGTTTGCCGGAAATTGTCGGTCAATTTGAGCCGGACGACATTATCGAATTGGCGCAAGGTGAAGAGGTGACGGCCCGTTTAGTGAAAACCTTTTCAGAGGATAATTGGAAGGTATTTTTCAGCCCTTTATCGGCAGAGGATTTTGCGGATGTGCCGGAAAAATGGTCGGTATTGGTACAAAACCTAGAGCAATGGAGTACGGAATTGGGGCTGCTTTGGAATAAGTTTGGGTTTATTCCACAATGGCAGCGTGACGATATTATGGTGTCCTATGCACCTAAGGGAGGCTCGGTCGGTAAACATTATGATGAATATGATGTGTTCTTGGTGCAAGGTTATGGTCACCGTCGCTGGCAATTAGGCAAATGGTGTGATTCCTCCACGGAATTTAAACCGAATCAACCGATTCGTATTTTTGACGATATGGGGGAATTGGTCATCGATGAGGTGATGAATCCTGGCGATATTCTTTATATTCCGGCACGCATGGCGCATTACGGGGTGGCAGAAGATGATTGTTTAACCTTTTCTTTTGGCTTGCGTTATCCGAATTTAGCGGACATTTTCGAGCATGTGAATAAGGCATTTTGCCATCAGGATCCCGAGTTAAATTTAAGCGAATTCCAATTGCCGTTGCGCTTAACGCAAGCGGAGCAGAGCACGGGCAAATTGGCAGATGAAAATATTCAGGCGATGAAAAAACAATTTTTAGCGAAATTGGCCGAGTCAGAAGCCTTTGATAAGCTATTCAAGCAAGCGGTGGCCGGCACAGTCAGTTCACGCCGTTATGAAATGTTACTGTCCGATGAAATGTCTGATCCTGACGAAGTGCGGTCAATTTTAGAAGAGGAACAAGGTGTGTTAATGCAGGACAATAACTGCAAATTGCTTTACACCGAAAATCCGCTCCGCATTTATGCTAATGGCGAATGGTTGGATGAGGTAAATGTGATTGAAGCCGAAGTGCTAAAACGTCTTGCGGACGGTGAAGCGCTTGATTGGGCCTTCCTTGAAGAACTGGTGAATGATACGGAAGATCCTGAAAGCACGATGGAATTATTGCTCGATTCGATTTGTAACTGGTTAGATGACGGTTGGGTGTTGATTGAATAATGTCTGAAAACATTTACTCCGTTTCCCAATTAAACAGCGCAGCTCGGCAAATGCTGGAAGGGAATTTTTCACAGATTTGGCTCACCGGTGAAATTTCCAATTTCACTCAACCAGTGTCGGGACATTGGTATTTGACCTTAAAAGATGAGAATGCCCAAGTGCGTGGCGCGATGTTCCGTATGAAAAATTTGCGGGTGGGATTTCGTCCGCAAAATGGTATGCAGGTGTTAGTGCGGGCGAATGTCAGTCTGTATGAACCACGCGGCGATTATCAACTGATTATCGAATCCATGCACCCTGCGGGGGAAGGCTTGTTGCAACAGCAATTTGAAGCGCTAAAAATGAAATTGGCGGCAGAAGGGCTGTTTGCACAAAATTTGAAGAAAAGTTTACCGCACTTTGCTAAAGCAGTAGGTATTGTTACGTCTTCTACCGGAGCAGCATTACAGGATATTCTGC
It includes:
- a CDS encoding EamA family transporter, producing the protein MNWLVFAAGSAFFAGLTAILGKLGVEGINSNLATFIRTIVILFVTAGIISARNEWQLPQHIAAKPLTFLILSGVATGLSWLCYYRALQMAPASWVAPIDKLSVVIAIILGVVLLGEPLSMKLIMGSLLILSGVLILIL
- the pth gene encoding aminoacyl-tRNA hydrolase; this translates as MSEIKLIVGLGNPGDKYAETRHNAGEWLIERLARRFNVSLNAENKFFGYVGKTLINGKEVRFLVPTTFMNLSGKAVGALANFYRIKPEEILVLHDELDLPPGTVKLKQGGGHGGHNGLKDIVAQLANSNNFYRVRIGIGHPGHRDLVSGFVLNKPAPAEREALDKALDEATDCIELLFKEGMVKATNRLNSFKI
- the ddc gene encoding L-2,4-diaminobutyrate decarboxylase gives rise to the protein MSDLKQHKQSLFCRNEQSIKDYENAMNKAVQAVSNWLKNDKMYTGGSIKQMRTLIDGFKPSQAGVGVENALDHLVEIFLNPSLKVHHPHSLAHLHCPTMVTSQIAEVLINATNQSMDSWDQSPAGSIMEEHLIDWLRQKVGYGQGTSGVFTSGGTQSNLMGVLLARDWAIANHWKNEDGSEWSAQRDGIPVDAMKKVKVICSENAHFSVQKNMAMMGMGFQSVVTVPSNANAQMDVNALEQTLAQLKAEGKIVACIVATAGTTDAGAIDDLKAIRKLADKYQAWLHVDAAWGGALLLSQEFRHFLDGIELTDSITLDFHKHFFQTISCGAFLLKDQANYRFIDYKADYLNSEYDEEHGVPNLVAKSLQTTRRFDALKLWFTVEALGEELYASMIDHGVKLTKEVEGYINEAEELEMLVPTQFASVLFRVVPKGYPAEFLDALNQNVADELFARGEANIGVTKVGDKQSLKMTTLSPIATLENVKALLAQVLAEANRIKDAIANGTYVPPID
- the ychF gene encoding redox-regulated ATPase YchF, yielding MGFKCGIVGLPNVGKSTLFNALTKAGIEAANYPFCTIEPNTGVVPMPDPRLDALAEIVKPERVLPTTMEFVDIAGLVAGASKGEGLGNKFLANIRETDAIGHVVRCFENDDIVHVAGKIDPLNDIETINTELALADLDSCERAIQRLQKRAKGGDKDAKFELSVMEKILPVLSEAGMIRSVALDKDELLAIKSYNFLTLKPTMYIANVNEDGFENNPYLDKVREYAEKEGSVVVPVCAAIEAEIAELDDDEKIEFLQDLGIEEPGLNRVIRAGYALLNLQTYFTAGVKEVRAWTVSVGATAPKAAAVIHTDFEKGFIRAEVIAYDDFIQFKGENGAKEAGKWRLEGKDYIVQDGDVMHFRFNV
- the tesB gene encoding acyl-CoA thioesterase II; its protein translation is MSDKLNQLIELLKLEKIDDLLFRGASEDLGFRQVFGGQVVAQSLSAAMQVAPVDRVLHSCHAYFLAPGDSHYPIIYDVETLREGRSFSALRVKAIQHKSVICHVTASFQMPEEGFEHQSAMPQVAGPEQFINEHEMMLKVAQTLPDSLSEKFAQERPFEVHSQYLNNPFDGRILPPEQYAWFKTNGEAPLDLPTQQCLLAYFSDFHCILTALHPHGKGFLQKGMKVATIDHSIWFHRPFNLHNWHLHALQSNNASGGRGLARGQIFAQDGTLIATTQQEGLIRFAP
- a CDS encoding diaminobutyrate--2-oxoglutarate transaminase codes for the protein MTITTPVKAILASNKHFLDRQDAMESNVRSYPRKLPFAYEKAEGCWVTDVEGNKYLDFLAGAGTLALGHNHPVLMQAIRDVLDSGLPLHTLDLTTPLKDAFTEELLSFFPKDEYILQFTGPSGADANEAAIKLAKTYTGRGNVIAFSGGFHGMTHGALSLTGNLSAKSAVQNLMPGVQFLPYPHEYRCPFGIGGEAGAKAVEHYFEHFIEDVESGVVKPAAVILEAIQGEGGVVPAPISFLQKVREVTQKHGILMIVDEVQAGFCRSGKMFAFEHAGIQPDIVVMSKAVGGSLPLAVLAIKKEFDAWQPAGHTGTFRGNQLAMATGYASLKIMRNENLAQNAKERGEYLTNALRELSKEYPCIGNVRGKGLMMGIDIVDERQAKDATGAYPQDGELAVAIQKACFNNKLLLERGGRGGNVVRVLCAVNINQAECEEFIKRFKQSVVDALKAVRG
- a CDS encoding TonB-dependent receptor domain-containing protein, whose protein sequence is MKKMKFTLLPLAAFVAFNVQATESNEQLDTIDVVSDNYSPQVSNVAAKGVVKVRQATKMSDVLRGVPGVNVNGGRSVVERYNIRGVSEEYLTVAVDGARQDGYSFHHSGNYGIDPEILKRVDIDVGANSVATGAGSLGGSIKFETVDAADMLEEGQNFGGKVKYGWGSNGNSHQATATLYGRTGGWDLLGYFNYRHQINGTDGNGLKNQNKGHLQNYLLKAKYNISPEQWVKISAERYHNTALSCFRANFGMCLGDVPQPGQRGYTEASHGKAYTGIERRTYTLAYGYKPTNNKLVDLKANVYSTENESSSMGSPKTNVKTVGGMLSNRSLFDLGATSHNLLAGVEYYKTTALRYGGSDTNRRTRVVTQRPDYEQRAYSTSVYLEDAIALGNFIVTPGVRFDHFKADYIDFSKTYHRFSKALGLKYFITDDLLVFGNYTELFRGPGFGELALVAPGRYTAGLEATRGDNKEAGFNYAKDNLFHKDDSFSITAKYFHTDYDNITQSVTNPNGGGSIYANLGKVVLKGVEASAKYRIDNLSASITYARARSKQKDDHNYTAFPDAGDRYTFGLNYYIPSAQVDLGWNTMLVRKVYEHKATGDTLKESYAVSNAYVSWAPQQVKGLELTFGIDNIFNRAYKDQSTQYYGAVDYDPGRNYKLSVSYKF
- the gorA gene encoding glutathione-disulfide reductase; the protein is MSKHYDYIAIGGGSGGIASINRAASYGKKCAIVEAKHLGGTCANVGCVPKKVMFYGAQIAEAIHRYAPSYGFDVDVKGFDFAKLIESREAYIGRIHQSYNNVLTKNNVDVYAGFGRFIDKNTIEVSYEDGRKEQITADHILIATGGRPSRPAIEGQEYGIDSNGFFALRELPKRVAISGAGYIAVELAGVVNSLGAETHLVVRRHAPIRNFDPMVVDTLVEVLEQDGIHLHKHSTIQKVVKNADGSLNLYFDDERQITVDCLIWAIGREPATDTIGLDNVGVETNARGFIKTDKFQNTNVPGIYAVGDIIEGGIELTPVAVAAGRRLSERLFNGKPNEHLDYDLVPSVVFSHPPIGTVGLSEPQAIEKYGEKNVKVYKSSFTAMYTAVTEHRQPCRMKLVCVGPQEKIVGLHGIGFGVDEMIQGFAVAIKMGATKADFDNTVAIHPTGSEEFVTMR